The Monomorium pharaonis isolate MP-MQ-018 chromosome 5, ASM1337386v2, whole genome shotgun sequence genome includes a window with the following:
- the LOC105834981 gene encoding protein bicaudal C homolog 1-B isoform X3 → MTVVMINVMDRTNTLVTWPSRLKIGAKSKKDPHIKVAGRLDDVRSAKEKIMEILDTRQNNRVTMKLDVSYTDHSHIIGKGGLTIKRVMEETGCHIHFPDSNRSNHQDKSNQVSIAGEMESVERARARVRNLTPLIFSFELPIMSASQTIPDCTSPCVVKIQEKYNVQVMFRTRPKLHATLVVVKGCEWEVNQVKHATRMLIQYMCKNLASQIQVQMSMEISPQHHSIVLGKQSSNLKMIMQRTSTQIMFPDAGDPNIPSLKKSNVTITGEINNVYLARQQLVGSLPLVLMFDLPEDSVSASVDTEKISQLMQSLDVFINVRHKPKQSTLSVIIKGIERKASNIYKARKQLLGLDEPTVIADIPVTYYIPNAGNVFQSNSNNDSPNNLVSGVPDNFSSMLNVNTQNSPYCVSPMSHSPNSLGLSSHWGLAHHYIPSMCPYPYSHLNHLLTTQHMLHNNMMGASHGPPGLSNHVMPPGIGAFHPNNVPTNFSGIHGLNANSLMDNKDGNSAYSSLSSVSSSLSSPAISPRNISPVNPTDANTNLPDLSSMLSDLPVTDRRAPGCEKKSLEMAAQQNFASFDYEQKKLLATKAMQNKSNSNDFRVPTSAWSGCGLSQSIPLTSDLSKELTSHPSDLWKEPTTPVFSTEIDFSSIISSKDRAGQIGMASNYLDHTPTSYLNKITSSHRFDDLNSMLTSIGLEKYIRLFTSNEVDMTTFPSLTEKDLCEIGITAWGARRKIMLLIYEMNKRTSPFSGSAAPGAERKASSSSAPTSSMGKCNLEW, encoded by the exons ATGACTGTGGTAatgataaat GTTATGGACAGAACAAATACTTTGGTTACGTGGCCATCGAGATTGAAGATCGGAGCAAAGTCGAAGAAAG ATCCGCACATAAAAGTCGCAGGTCGACTAGATGATGTACGATCAGCGAAGGAGAAGATAATGGAAATTTTGGACACACGG CAAAATAATAGAGTGACCATGAAGCTGGACGTTAGTTACACCGACCATTCGCACATCATCGGCAAAGGCGGCCTGACGATTAAACGAGTAATGGAGGAAACTGGCTGTCACATTCATTTTCCAGACAGCAACCGCAGCAATCACCAGGACAAGAGCAATCAGGTCTCTATCGCTGGCGAGATGGAAAGCGTCGAACGCGCTCGTGCTCGTGTTAGG aatttgaCACCCTTGATTTTCTCCTTCGAGCTACCTATAATGAGCGCTTCGCAGACCATACCAGATTGTACCTCACCGTGCGTGGTGAAGATACAAGAGAAATACAATGTACAAGTGATGTTTCGCACTAGACCGAAGCTGCATGCTACCCTGGTGGTTGTCAAGGGATGCGAATGGGAGGTTAACCAAGTCAAACATGCGACGCGTATGCTGATCCAATATATGTGCAAAAATCTAGCt AGTCAAATCCAAGTACAAATGTCAATGGAGATCTCACCTCAACATCATAGCATCGTGCTAGGCAAACAGAGTAGCAATCTAAAGATGATTATGCAACGTACCTCTACGCAAATCATGTTCCCCGATGCTGGCGATCCGAATATACCGAGCCTTAAAAAAAGCAACGTCACTATTACTGGCGAAATAAACAACGTTTACTTAGCCAGACAACAGTTAGTG GGCTCATTGCCATTGGTACTTATGTTCGATCTGCCAGAAGACTCTGTGAGTGCTTCCGTGGATACTGAAAAGATCTCTCAACTCATGCAATCTCTGGACGTGTTTATCAATGTTCGCCACAAGCCGAAACAGAGTACACTTTCCGTGATTATCAAAGGAATCGAGAGGAAGGCCAGTAATATTTACAAGGCGCGGAAGCAGTTGCTAGGATTGGATGAGCCCACGGTTATTGCCGATATACCAGTTACTTATTACATTCCGAATGCTGGCAATGTTTTCCAAAGCAATTCCAATAACGATA gtCCCAACAATCTGGTCAGCGGCGTCCCGGACAACTTTTCAAGTATGTTAAATGTAAACACGCAGAACTCGCCGTATTGCGTATCGCCGATGTCGCACTCGCCGAATTCTCTGGGACTGTCGTCACACTGGGGCCTCGCTCATCATTATATTCCGTCGATGTGTCCGTATCCATACTCTCATTTGAACCACCTGCTGACGACACAACACATGCTGCACAACAACATGATGGGAGCTTCCCACGGGCCCCCTGGATTATCGAATCACGTGATGCCTCCTGGTATCGGAGCGTTTCATCCTAACAACGTACCGACCAATTTTTCTGGCATCCATGGTCTGAACGCCAATTCATTGATGGATAACAAAGATGGTAACAGTG CATATTCTTCGCTAAGTAGCGTTTCTAGCTCTTTATCTAGTCCTGCCATCAGTCCTCGTAACATTTCACCGGTCAATCCTACGGATGCTAATACCAATTTAC CGGATCTATCGAGCATGTTGTCCGACTTACCGGTCACCGATCGACGCGCACCTGGTTGCGAGAAGAAATCGCTTGAGATGGCTGCGCAGCAGAATTTTGCGTCTTTCGATTATGAGCAGAAGAAGCTGCTGGCCACAAAGGCTATGCAAAATAAGTCGAACAGCAATGATTTTCGCGTACCAACATCTGCTTGGTCTGGTTGTGGCCTTAGCCAAAGCATTCCACTCACGAGTGATTTAAGCAAG gaGCTAACGTCACATCCTTCAGATTTGTGGAAAGAACCGACCACGCCGGTGTTCAGTACCGAGATTGATTTCAGTAGTATTATCTCGAGCAAGGATCGCGCCGGACAGATCGGGATGGCCTCGAATTATCTGGACCACACGCCGACCTcctatttaaacaaaattacatcGTCCCATCGTTTCGATGATCTGAACAGCATGTTGACTAGCATCGGTTTGGAGAAATATATAC GTCTGTTCACGTCTAACGAGGTGGACATGACCACATTTCCTTCCCTGACAGAAAAGGACCTTTGTGAAATTGGAATTACCGCATGGGGTGCGAGGCGCAAAATAATGCTATTAATATATG AAATGAACAAACGAACTAGTCCGTTCTCTGGAAGCGCTGCGCCCGGCGCTGAACGGAAGGCATCTTCGTCGTCGGCGCCAACGTCGTCGATGGGCAAATGCAATCTGgagtggtaa
- the LOC105834981 gene encoding protein bicaudal C isoform X1, with the protein MRPDEMVVNSSEPRRAAETMSETSEGTATTSVSGKSGFESREELRELAAELDIDPEDLHQERFRVDRRKLEQMLLGDTKSAETFFKAVMDRTNTLVTWPSRLKIGAKSKKDPHIKVAGRLDDVRSAKEKIMEILDTRQNNRVTMKLDVSYTDHSHIIGKGGLTIKRVMEETGCHIHFPDSNRSNHQDKSNQVSIAGEMESVERARARVRNLTPLIFSFELPIMSASQTIPDCTSPCVVKIQEKYNVQVMFRTRPKLHATLVVVKGCEWEVNQVKHATRMLIQYMCKNLASQIQVQMSMEISPQHHSIVLGKQSSNLKMIMQRTSTQIMFPDAGDPNIPSLKKSNVTITGEINNVYLARQQLVGSLPLVLMFDLPEDSVSASVDTEKISQLMQSLDVFINVRHKPKQSTLSVIIKGIERKASNIYKARKQLLGLDEPTVIADIPVTYYIPNAGNVFQSNSNNDSPNNLVSGVPDNFSSMLNVNTQNSPYCVSPMSHSPNSLGLSSHWGLAHHYIPSMCPYPYSHLNHLLTTQHMLHNNMMGASHGPPGLSNHVMPPGIGAFHPNNVPTNFSGIHGLNANSLMDNKDGNSAYSSLSSVSSSLSSPAISPRNISPVNPTDANTNLPDLSSMLSDLPVTDRRAPGCEKKSLEMAAQQNFASFDYEQKKLLATKAMQNKSNSNDFRVPTSAWSGCGLSQSIPLTSDLSKELTSHPSDLWKEPTTPVFSTEIDFSSIISSKDRAGQIGMASNYLDHTPTSYLNKITSSHRFDDLNSMLTSIGLEKYIRLFTSNEVDMTTFPSLTEKDLCEIGITAWGARRKIMLLIYEMNKRTSPFSGSAAPGAERKASSSSAPTSSMGKCNLEW; encoded by the exons CGGCGAGCGGCAGAGACGATGTCGGAAACGTCGGAGGGCACCGCGACCACCAGCGTGTCCGGCAAGTCCGGCTTCGAGAGCCGCGAGGAGCTCCGTGAACTCGCGGCCGAGCTCGACATCGACCCCGAGGATCTGCATCAGGAACGCTTCCGCGTGGATCGCCGTAAGCTGGAGCAGATGCTTCTTG GTGATACCAAATCGGCGGAAACCTTCTTCAAAGCC GTTATGGACAGAACAAATACTTTGGTTACGTGGCCATCGAGATTGAAGATCGGAGCAAAGTCGAAGAAAG ATCCGCACATAAAAGTCGCAGGTCGACTAGATGATGTACGATCAGCGAAGGAGAAGATAATGGAAATTTTGGACACACGG CAAAATAATAGAGTGACCATGAAGCTGGACGTTAGTTACACCGACCATTCGCACATCATCGGCAAAGGCGGCCTGACGATTAAACGAGTAATGGAGGAAACTGGCTGTCACATTCATTTTCCAGACAGCAACCGCAGCAATCACCAGGACAAGAGCAATCAGGTCTCTATCGCTGGCGAGATGGAAAGCGTCGAACGCGCTCGTGCTCGTGTTAGG aatttgaCACCCTTGATTTTCTCCTTCGAGCTACCTATAATGAGCGCTTCGCAGACCATACCAGATTGTACCTCACCGTGCGTGGTGAAGATACAAGAGAAATACAATGTACAAGTGATGTTTCGCACTAGACCGAAGCTGCATGCTACCCTGGTGGTTGTCAAGGGATGCGAATGGGAGGTTAACCAAGTCAAACATGCGACGCGTATGCTGATCCAATATATGTGCAAAAATCTAGCt AGTCAAATCCAAGTACAAATGTCAATGGAGATCTCACCTCAACATCATAGCATCGTGCTAGGCAAACAGAGTAGCAATCTAAAGATGATTATGCAACGTACCTCTACGCAAATCATGTTCCCCGATGCTGGCGATCCGAATATACCGAGCCTTAAAAAAAGCAACGTCACTATTACTGGCGAAATAAACAACGTTTACTTAGCCAGACAACAGTTAGTG GGCTCATTGCCATTGGTACTTATGTTCGATCTGCCAGAAGACTCTGTGAGTGCTTCCGTGGATACTGAAAAGATCTCTCAACTCATGCAATCTCTGGACGTGTTTATCAATGTTCGCCACAAGCCGAAACAGAGTACACTTTCCGTGATTATCAAAGGAATCGAGAGGAAGGCCAGTAATATTTACAAGGCGCGGAAGCAGTTGCTAGGATTGGATGAGCCCACGGTTATTGCCGATATACCAGTTACTTATTACATTCCGAATGCTGGCAATGTTTTCCAAAGCAATTCCAATAACGATA gtCCCAACAATCTGGTCAGCGGCGTCCCGGACAACTTTTCAAGTATGTTAAATGTAAACACGCAGAACTCGCCGTATTGCGTATCGCCGATGTCGCACTCGCCGAATTCTCTGGGACTGTCGTCACACTGGGGCCTCGCTCATCATTATATTCCGTCGATGTGTCCGTATCCATACTCTCATTTGAACCACCTGCTGACGACACAACACATGCTGCACAACAACATGATGGGAGCTTCCCACGGGCCCCCTGGATTATCGAATCACGTGATGCCTCCTGGTATCGGAGCGTTTCATCCTAACAACGTACCGACCAATTTTTCTGGCATCCATGGTCTGAACGCCAATTCATTGATGGATAACAAAGATGGTAACAGTG CATATTCTTCGCTAAGTAGCGTTTCTAGCTCTTTATCTAGTCCTGCCATCAGTCCTCGTAACATTTCACCGGTCAATCCTACGGATGCTAATACCAATTTAC CGGATCTATCGAGCATGTTGTCCGACTTACCGGTCACCGATCGACGCGCACCTGGTTGCGAGAAGAAATCGCTTGAGATGGCTGCGCAGCAGAATTTTGCGTCTTTCGATTATGAGCAGAAGAAGCTGCTGGCCACAAAGGCTATGCAAAATAAGTCGAACAGCAATGATTTTCGCGTACCAACATCTGCTTGGTCTGGTTGTGGCCTTAGCCAAAGCATTCCACTCACGAGTGATTTAAGCAAG gaGCTAACGTCACATCCTTCAGATTTGTGGAAAGAACCGACCACGCCGGTGTTCAGTACCGAGATTGATTTCAGTAGTATTATCTCGAGCAAGGATCGCGCCGGACAGATCGGGATGGCCTCGAATTATCTGGACCACACGCCGACCTcctatttaaacaaaattacatcGTCCCATCGTTTCGATGATCTGAACAGCATGTTGACTAGCATCGGTTTGGAGAAATATATAC GTCTGTTCACGTCTAACGAGGTGGACATGACCACATTTCCTTCCCTGACAGAAAAGGACCTTTGTGAAATTGGAATTACCGCATGGGGTGCGAGGCGCAAAATAATGCTATTAATATATG AAATGAACAAACGAACTAGTCCGTTCTCTGGAAGCGCTGCGCCCGGCGCTGAACGGAAGGCATCTTCGTCGTCGGCGCCAACGTCGTCGATGGGCAAATGCAATCTGgagtggtaa
- the LOC105834981 gene encoding protein bicaudal C homolog 1-B isoform X2: MRPDEMVVNSSEPRRAAETMSETSEGTATTSVSGKSGFESREELRELAAELDIDPEDLHQERFRVDRRKLEQMLLGDTKSAETFFKAVMDRTNTLVTWPSRLKIGAKSKKDPHIKVAGRLDDVRSAKEKIMEILDTRQNNRVTMKLDVSYTDHSHIIGKGGLTIKRVMEETGCHIHFPDSNRSNHQDKSNQVSIAGEMESVERARARVRNLTPLIFSFELPIMSASQTIPDCTSPCVVKIQEKYNVQVMFRTRPKLHATLVVVKGCEWEVNQVKHATRMLIQYMCKNLASQIQVQMSMEISPQHHSIVLGKQSSNLKMIMQRTSTQIMFPDAGDPNIPSLKKSNVTITGEINNVYLARQQLVGSLPLVLMFDLPEDSVSASVDTEKISQLMQSLDVFINVRHKPKQSTLSVIIKGIERKASNIYKARKQLLGLDEPTVIADIPVTYYIPNAGNVFQSNSNNDSPNNLVSGVPDNFSSMLNVNTQNSPYCVSPMSHSPNSLGLSSHWGLAHHYIPSMCPYPYSHLNHLLTTQHMLHNNMMGASHGPPGLSNHVMPPGIGAFHPNNVPTNFSGIHGLNANSLMDNKDGNSAYSSLSSVSSSLSSPAISPRNISPVNPTDANTNLPDLSSMLSDLPVTDRRAPGCEKKSLEMAAQQNFASFDYEQKKLLATKAMQNKSNSNDFRVPTSAWSGCGLSQSIPLTSDLSKELTSHPSDLWKEPTTPVFSTEIDFSSIISSKDRAGQIGMASNYLDHTPTSYLNKITSSHRFDDLNSMLTSIGLEKYIQMNKRTSPFSGSAAPGAERKASSSSAPTSSMGKCNLEW, translated from the exons CGGCGAGCGGCAGAGACGATGTCGGAAACGTCGGAGGGCACCGCGACCACCAGCGTGTCCGGCAAGTCCGGCTTCGAGAGCCGCGAGGAGCTCCGTGAACTCGCGGCCGAGCTCGACATCGACCCCGAGGATCTGCATCAGGAACGCTTCCGCGTGGATCGCCGTAAGCTGGAGCAGATGCTTCTTG GTGATACCAAATCGGCGGAAACCTTCTTCAAAGCC GTTATGGACAGAACAAATACTTTGGTTACGTGGCCATCGAGATTGAAGATCGGAGCAAAGTCGAAGAAAG ATCCGCACATAAAAGTCGCAGGTCGACTAGATGATGTACGATCAGCGAAGGAGAAGATAATGGAAATTTTGGACACACGG CAAAATAATAGAGTGACCATGAAGCTGGACGTTAGTTACACCGACCATTCGCACATCATCGGCAAAGGCGGCCTGACGATTAAACGAGTAATGGAGGAAACTGGCTGTCACATTCATTTTCCAGACAGCAACCGCAGCAATCACCAGGACAAGAGCAATCAGGTCTCTATCGCTGGCGAGATGGAAAGCGTCGAACGCGCTCGTGCTCGTGTTAGG aatttgaCACCCTTGATTTTCTCCTTCGAGCTACCTATAATGAGCGCTTCGCAGACCATACCAGATTGTACCTCACCGTGCGTGGTGAAGATACAAGAGAAATACAATGTACAAGTGATGTTTCGCACTAGACCGAAGCTGCATGCTACCCTGGTGGTTGTCAAGGGATGCGAATGGGAGGTTAACCAAGTCAAACATGCGACGCGTATGCTGATCCAATATATGTGCAAAAATCTAGCt AGTCAAATCCAAGTACAAATGTCAATGGAGATCTCACCTCAACATCATAGCATCGTGCTAGGCAAACAGAGTAGCAATCTAAAGATGATTATGCAACGTACCTCTACGCAAATCATGTTCCCCGATGCTGGCGATCCGAATATACCGAGCCTTAAAAAAAGCAACGTCACTATTACTGGCGAAATAAACAACGTTTACTTAGCCAGACAACAGTTAGTG GGCTCATTGCCATTGGTACTTATGTTCGATCTGCCAGAAGACTCTGTGAGTGCTTCCGTGGATACTGAAAAGATCTCTCAACTCATGCAATCTCTGGACGTGTTTATCAATGTTCGCCACAAGCCGAAACAGAGTACACTTTCCGTGATTATCAAAGGAATCGAGAGGAAGGCCAGTAATATTTACAAGGCGCGGAAGCAGTTGCTAGGATTGGATGAGCCCACGGTTATTGCCGATATACCAGTTACTTATTACATTCCGAATGCTGGCAATGTTTTCCAAAGCAATTCCAATAACGATA gtCCCAACAATCTGGTCAGCGGCGTCCCGGACAACTTTTCAAGTATGTTAAATGTAAACACGCAGAACTCGCCGTATTGCGTATCGCCGATGTCGCACTCGCCGAATTCTCTGGGACTGTCGTCACACTGGGGCCTCGCTCATCATTATATTCCGTCGATGTGTCCGTATCCATACTCTCATTTGAACCACCTGCTGACGACACAACACATGCTGCACAACAACATGATGGGAGCTTCCCACGGGCCCCCTGGATTATCGAATCACGTGATGCCTCCTGGTATCGGAGCGTTTCATCCTAACAACGTACCGACCAATTTTTCTGGCATCCATGGTCTGAACGCCAATTCATTGATGGATAACAAAGATGGTAACAGTG CATATTCTTCGCTAAGTAGCGTTTCTAGCTCTTTATCTAGTCCTGCCATCAGTCCTCGTAACATTTCACCGGTCAATCCTACGGATGCTAATACCAATTTAC CGGATCTATCGAGCATGTTGTCCGACTTACCGGTCACCGATCGACGCGCACCTGGTTGCGAGAAGAAATCGCTTGAGATGGCTGCGCAGCAGAATTTTGCGTCTTTCGATTATGAGCAGAAGAAGCTGCTGGCCACAAAGGCTATGCAAAATAAGTCGAACAGCAATGATTTTCGCGTACCAACATCTGCTTGGTCTGGTTGTGGCCTTAGCCAAAGCATTCCACTCACGAGTGATTTAAGCAAG gaGCTAACGTCACATCCTTCAGATTTGTGGAAAGAACCGACCACGCCGGTGTTCAGTACCGAGATTGATTTCAGTAGTATTATCTCGAGCAAGGATCGCGCCGGACAGATCGGGATGGCCTCGAATTATCTGGACCACACGCCGACCTcctatttaaacaaaattacatcGTCCCATCGTTTCGATGATCTGAACAGCATGTTGACTAGCATCGGTTTGGAGAAATATATAC AAATGAACAAACGAACTAGTCCGTTCTCTGGAAGCGCTGCGCCCGGCGCTGAACGGAAGGCATCTTCGTCGTCGGCGCCAACGTCGTCGATGGGCAAATGCAATCTGgagtggtaa
- the LOC105834981 gene encoding protein bicaudal C homolog 1-B isoform X4 has translation MTVVMDRTNTLVTWPSRLKIGAKSKKDPHIKVAGRLDDVRSAKEKIMEILDTRQNNRVTMKLDVSYTDHSHIIGKGGLTIKRVMEETGCHIHFPDSNRSNHQDKSNQVSIAGEMESVERARARVRNLTPLIFSFELPIMSASQTIPDCTSPCVVKIQEKYNVQVMFRTRPKLHATLVVVKGCEWEVNQVKHATRMLIQYMCKNLASQIQVQMSMEISPQHHSIVLGKQSSNLKMIMQRTSTQIMFPDAGDPNIPSLKKSNVTITGEINNVYLARQQLVGSLPLVLMFDLPEDSVSASVDTEKISQLMQSLDVFINVRHKPKQSTLSVIIKGIERKASNIYKARKQLLGLDEPTVIADIPVTYYIPNAGNVFQSNSNNDSPNNLVSGVPDNFSSMLNVNTQNSPYCVSPMSHSPNSLGLSSHWGLAHHYIPSMCPYPYSHLNHLLTTQHMLHNNMMGASHGPPGLSNHVMPPGIGAFHPNNVPTNFSGIHGLNANSLMDNKDGNSAYSSLSSVSSSLSSPAISPRNISPVNPTDANTNLPDLSSMLSDLPVTDRRAPGCEKKSLEMAAQQNFASFDYEQKKLLATKAMQNKSNSNDFRVPTSAWSGCGLSQSIPLTSDLSKELTSHPSDLWKEPTTPVFSTEIDFSSIISSKDRAGQIGMASNYLDHTPTSYLNKITSSHRFDDLNSMLTSIGLEKYIRLFTSNEVDMTTFPSLTEKDLCEIGITAWGARRKIMLLIYEMNKRTSPFSGSAAPGAERKASSSSAPTSSMGKCNLEW, from the exons ATGACTGTG GTTATGGACAGAACAAATACTTTGGTTACGTGGCCATCGAGATTGAAGATCGGAGCAAAGTCGAAGAAAG ATCCGCACATAAAAGTCGCAGGTCGACTAGATGATGTACGATCAGCGAAGGAGAAGATAATGGAAATTTTGGACACACGG CAAAATAATAGAGTGACCATGAAGCTGGACGTTAGTTACACCGACCATTCGCACATCATCGGCAAAGGCGGCCTGACGATTAAACGAGTAATGGAGGAAACTGGCTGTCACATTCATTTTCCAGACAGCAACCGCAGCAATCACCAGGACAAGAGCAATCAGGTCTCTATCGCTGGCGAGATGGAAAGCGTCGAACGCGCTCGTGCTCGTGTTAGG aatttgaCACCCTTGATTTTCTCCTTCGAGCTACCTATAATGAGCGCTTCGCAGACCATACCAGATTGTACCTCACCGTGCGTGGTGAAGATACAAGAGAAATACAATGTACAAGTGATGTTTCGCACTAGACCGAAGCTGCATGCTACCCTGGTGGTTGTCAAGGGATGCGAATGGGAGGTTAACCAAGTCAAACATGCGACGCGTATGCTGATCCAATATATGTGCAAAAATCTAGCt AGTCAAATCCAAGTACAAATGTCAATGGAGATCTCACCTCAACATCATAGCATCGTGCTAGGCAAACAGAGTAGCAATCTAAAGATGATTATGCAACGTACCTCTACGCAAATCATGTTCCCCGATGCTGGCGATCCGAATATACCGAGCCTTAAAAAAAGCAACGTCACTATTACTGGCGAAATAAACAACGTTTACTTAGCCAGACAACAGTTAGTG GGCTCATTGCCATTGGTACTTATGTTCGATCTGCCAGAAGACTCTGTGAGTGCTTCCGTGGATACTGAAAAGATCTCTCAACTCATGCAATCTCTGGACGTGTTTATCAATGTTCGCCACAAGCCGAAACAGAGTACACTTTCCGTGATTATCAAAGGAATCGAGAGGAAGGCCAGTAATATTTACAAGGCGCGGAAGCAGTTGCTAGGATTGGATGAGCCCACGGTTATTGCCGATATACCAGTTACTTATTACATTCCGAATGCTGGCAATGTTTTCCAAAGCAATTCCAATAACGATA gtCCCAACAATCTGGTCAGCGGCGTCCCGGACAACTTTTCAAGTATGTTAAATGTAAACACGCAGAACTCGCCGTATTGCGTATCGCCGATGTCGCACTCGCCGAATTCTCTGGGACTGTCGTCACACTGGGGCCTCGCTCATCATTATATTCCGTCGATGTGTCCGTATCCATACTCTCATTTGAACCACCTGCTGACGACACAACACATGCTGCACAACAACATGATGGGAGCTTCCCACGGGCCCCCTGGATTATCGAATCACGTGATGCCTCCTGGTATCGGAGCGTTTCATCCTAACAACGTACCGACCAATTTTTCTGGCATCCATGGTCTGAACGCCAATTCATTGATGGATAACAAAGATGGTAACAGTG CATATTCTTCGCTAAGTAGCGTTTCTAGCTCTTTATCTAGTCCTGCCATCAGTCCTCGTAACATTTCACCGGTCAATCCTACGGATGCTAATACCAATTTAC CGGATCTATCGAGCATGTTGTCCGACTTACCGGTCACCGATCGACGCGCACCTGGTTGCGAGAAGAAATCGCTTGAGATGGCTGCGCAGCAGAATTTTGCGTCTTTCGATTATGAGCAGAAGAAGCTGCTGGCCACAAAGGCTATGCAAAATAAGTCGAACAGCAATGATTTTCGCGTACCAACATCTGCTTGGTCTGGTTGTGGCCTTAGCCAAAGCATTCCACTCACGAGTGATTTAAGCAAG gaGCTAACGTCACATCCTTCAGATTTGTGGAAAGAACCGACCACGCCGGTGTTCAGTACCGAGATTGATTTCAGTAGTATTATCTCGAGCAAGGATCGCGCCGGACAGATCGGGATGGCCTCGAATTATCTGGACCACACGCCGACCTcctatttaaacaaaattacatcGTCCCATCGTTTCGATGATCTGAACAGCATGTTGACTAGCATCGGTTTGGAGAAATATATAC GTCTGTTCACGTCTAACGAGGTGGACATGACCACATTTCCTTCCCTGACAGAAAAGGACCTTTGTGAAATTGGAATTACCGCATGGGGTGCGAGGCGCAAAATAATGCTATTAATATATG AAATGAACAAACGAACTAGTCCGTTCTCTGGAAGCGCTGCGCCCGGCGCTGAACGGAAGGCATCTTCGTCGTCGGCGCCAACGTCGTCGATGGGCAAATGCAATCTGgagtggtaa